From Xiphophorus hellerii strain 12219 chromosome 9, Xiphophorus_hellerii-4.1, whole genome shotgun sequence, a single genomic window includes:
- the slc34a2b gene encoding sodium-dependent phosphate transport protein 2B, with protein sequence MAPRPQEGNDSSSTMSDISKGKDKEMPPLYSTLDLENEDPPEDDPWDLPELKDTGIKWSELDTRGKIMRVLTAIVKLILLLGLLYLFICSLDVLSSAFQLVGGKAAGDIFQDSAVLSNPVAGLVIGVLVTVLVQSSSTSSSIVVSMVSSGLLDVKSAVPIIMGANIGTSVTNTIVAVMQAGDRNEFRRAFAGATVHDFFNWLSVIVLLPLEAATGVLFRLTDLLIKSFNIESGEDAPELLKVITDPLTSSIIQLDKSVITDIATGTGDARNKSLVKRWCKTEKNTTFWNATLDSCPAGYVCWMEGNQTWTQMNQTWTNYLERCKHIFAYAELPDLAIGLILLALSLLVLCTCLILIVKLLNSMLKGQVAVVIKKVLNTDFPFPFGWVTGYIAILVGAGMTFIVQSSSVFTSAITPLVGIGVISLERAYPLTLGSNIGTTTTAILAAMASTGDKLGNSLQIALCHFFFNIMGILLWYPIPFMRVPIRLARGLGNKTAKYRWFAALYLFLCFLVFPLAVFGLSIAGWQILVGVGVPIVALAIFVIVINVMQSRCARFLPKFLRNWDFLPRPLHSMAPWDKVITTSMFLCGRHCCCCCKCSSCCRKDEEAEEISRASRKSLATYDNPAMSRDEEKMESERATQF encoded by the exons ATGGCTCCCAGACCACAGGAGGGGAACGACTCATCCTCCACCATGA GTGACATTTCTAAGGGTAAAGATAAGGAAATGCCACCACTTTACTCCACCTTGGACCTGGAGAATGAGGATCCTCCTGAGGACGATCCCTGGGATCTCCCAGAACTCAAAGACACCGGGATCAAGTGGTCAG AGCTGGACACACGAGGGAAGATAATGAGAGTGCTGACTGCCATTGTGAAGCTGATTCTGCTGCTCGGATTACTCTACCTGTTTATTTGCTCGCTGGATGTTCTCAGCTCTGCTTTCCAGCTAGTCGGAG GCAAAGCGGCTGGTGACATCTTCCAGGACAGCGCTGTGTTGTCCAACCCCGTGGCTGGGCTGGTGATCGGGGTGTTAGTCACAGTGCTGGTGCAAAGCTCCAGCACCTCCTCGTCTATTGTGGTCAGCATGGTGTCTTCTGGAT TGCTGGATGTCAAATCTGCAGTACCGATCATCATGGGGGCCAACATCGGCACGTCGGTCACCAACACCATCGTGGCTGTGATGCAAGCCGGAGACCGAAATGAGTTCCGCAG GGCGTTTGCTGGCGCCACCGTCCACGACTTCTTCAATTGGCTGTCTGTGATAGTCCTTCTGCCTTTGGAAGCAGCGACGGGCGTCCTCTTCAGACTCACCGACCTCCTGATCAAGTCCTTCAACATCGAGTCTGGAGAGGACGCGCCCGAGTTGCTGAAGGTCATCACGGACCCCCTCACCAGCTCCATCATCCAG CTGGACAAATCGGTGATCACTGACATTGCAACTGGCACTGGCGATGCTAGGAACAAGAGTCTGGTCAAAAGATGGTgcaagacagagaaaaacacg ACTTTCTGGAATGCCACCTTGGACAGCTGCCCTGCAGGTTACGTCTGTTGGATGGAGGGAAACCAGACCTGGACTCAGATGAACCAAACATGGACCAACTACCTTGAGAGAT GCAAGCATATCTTCGCCTACGCTGAGTTGCCAGACCTCGCCATAGGCCTGATTCTGCTGGCGCTCTCTCTGCTCGTCCTCTGCACCTGCCTCATCCTCATCGTCAAGCTGCTCAACTCTATGCTCAAAGGACAAGTGGCTGTGGTCATCAAGAAAGTGCTCAACACAG ACTTCCCCTTCCCCTTTGGTTGGGTTACTGGCTACATTGCAATTTTGGTGGGAGCCGGGATGACCTTCATTGTTCAGAGCAGCTCCGTCTTCACATCGGCTATAACACCTCTTGTCG GTATTGGTGTCATTTCCCTTGAGAGAGCTTACCCGCTGACCCTGGGGTCGAACATCGGTACAACAACAACCGCCATACTGGCCGCAATGGCTAGCACTGGAGATAAGTTAGGCAACTCGCTGCAG ATTGCACTTTGCCACTTCTTCTTCAACATCATGGGTATCCTCCTGTGGTATCCAATCCCCTTCATGCGGGTGCCCATCAGATTAGCCAGAGGCCTGGGGAACAAAACCGCCAAATACCGCTGGTTTGCAGCTCTCTACCTCTTCCTGTGCTTCTTAGTGTTCCCCCTGGCCGTGTTTGGACTGTCCATAGCCGGCTGGCAGATCCTGGTCGGCGTCGGCGTGCCCATCGTGGCCCTTGCCATATTCGTGATCGTCATCAACGTGATGCAGTCGCGATGCGCCCGCTTCTTGCCCAAGTTCCTCCGCAACTGGGACTTCCTGCCCCGGCCCCTGCACTCCATGGCGCCGTGGGACAAAGTGATAACGACCTCCATGTTCCTCTGTGGCagacactgctgctgctgctgcaagtgcagcagctgctgccgaAAGGACGAAGAGGCGGAGGAGATCTCTAGGGCCAGCAGGAAGAGCCTGGCGACATACGACAACCCCGCCATGTCCAGAGACGAAGAAAAGATGGAGAGCGAGAGAGCGACGCAGTTCTGA